In one window of Sciurus carolinensis chromosome X, mSciCar1.2, whole genome shotgun sequence DNA:
- the LOC124972514 gene encoding serine/arginine-rich splicing factor 10-like, producing the protein MSRYPRPPNTSLFVRNVADYTRSEDLWREFGRYGPIVDVYVPLDFYTRRPRGFAYVQFEYVCDAENALHNLNRKWICGRQIEIQFAQRDRKTPNQMKAKERRNVYSSSRYGDYDRYRRSRSRSYERRRSRSRSSHYNYRRSYSPRNSRSTGRPRHSRSHSDNDRFKHRNRSFSRSKSNSRSRSKSQPKKEMKAKSCSRSASHTKTRGTSKKDSKTRYKSGSRYEKESRKKERPRSKSQSRSQSRSRSKSRSRS; encoded by the coding sequence ATGTCCCGCTACCCGCGCCCCCCCAATACTTCTCTTTTCGTCAGGAACGTGGCCGACTACACCAGATCTGAAGATTTATGGCGTGAATTTGGTCGTTATGGTCCTATCGTCGATGTGTACGTTCCACTTGATTTCTACACTCGACGGCCAAGAGGATTTGCCTATGTACAATTTGAGTATGTTTGTGATGCTGAAAATGCTTTACATAATTTGAACAGAAAATGGATTTGTGGACGTCAAATTGAAATACAGTTTGCACAGAGGGATCGAAAGACGCCAAATCAAATGAAAGCCAAGGAAAGGAGAAATGTGTACAGTTCTTCACGCTATGGTGATTATGACAGATACAGACGTTCTAGAAGCCGAAGTTATGAAAGGAGGCGATCAAGAAGTCGGTCTTCTCATTACAACTACAGAAGGTCTTATAGCCCTAGAAACAGTAGATCTACTGGAAGACCACGGCATAGCAGAAGTCATTCCGACAATGACAGATTCAAACACCGAAATCGATCTTTTTCAAGATCCAAATCCAATTCAAGATCACGGTCCAAGTCCCAGcccaagaaagaaatgaaggctaAATCATGTTCTAGGTCTGCATCTCACACCAAAACTAGAGGTACCTCCAAAAAAGATTCCAAAACACGTTATAAATCTGGCTCAAGATATGAAAAGGAATCAAGGAAGAAAGAACGACCtcgatccaaatctcagtcaagatCACAGTCTAGGTCCAGGTCAAAATCTAGATCAAGGTCTTAG